One segment of Deltaproteobacteria bacterium CG11_big_fil_rev_8_21_14_0_20_42_23 DNA contains the following:
- a CDS encoding peptidase E, with protein sequence MVREDNKQIIAMGGGSFGSQDANLLLERYVLKQCRKKNPRVCFIPTASGESPEYILQFYDVFHHLNTKPSHLSFFKPPSADLRGFLLDHDIIYVGGGNTKSMLALWREWGVDKMLREAWNEGVVLCGVSAGAICWFAEGVTDSIPGKLTKLKCLGFLRGSNCPHYDGEVNRRPAYHQLLKAGKISKGIACDDGAALHYIGTQLHQAISCKPNAKAYQLKTAGSEVREQAMATHYLGK encoded by the coding sequence ATGGTCCGCGAAGATAACAAACAAATCATTGCAATGGGTGGCGGAAGTTTTGGAAGCCAAGATGCAAATCTATTGCTTGAACGCTATGTGCTGAAGCAATGCCGAAAAAAAAATCCGCGCGTGTGTTTTATTCCCACAGCAAGTGGTGAAAGCCCAGAATATATTTTGCAGTTTTATGACGTGTTTCATCATTTGAATACCAAGCCCAGCCATCTTTCATTTTTCAAACCACCGTCCGCAGATTTGCGCGGATTTCTTTTAGATCATGACATTATCTATGTTGGTGGCGGAAACACCAAAAGCATGTTGGCTTTGTGGCGCGAATGGGGCGTGGATAAAATGTTGCGCGAAGCGTGGAACGAAGGTGTGGTGCTGTGTGGAGTAAGTGCTGGCGCTATTTGCTGGTTTGCAGAAGGGGTCACCGATTCCATTCCGGGCAAGCTCACCAAGCTCAAGTGCCTAGGGTTTCTTCGTGGCAGTAACTGCCCTCATTATGACGGCGAAGTGAATCGCAGGCCGGCGTACCACCAACTGCTCAAAGCAGGAAAAATCAGCAAAGGCATTGCCTGTGATGATGGAGCAGCCTTGCATTATATTGGCACCCAGCTGCACCAAGCCATCAGCTGCAAACCCAACGCCAAGGCTTATCAGCTGAAAACAGCAGGTTCAGAAGTAAGGGAACAAGCCATGGCTACGCATTATTTGGGGAAGTGA
- the nhaA gene encoding Na+/H+ antiporter NhaA → MKRFFKAFSTAPRAFFVHEAAGGVFLLFSAVVALLIANSSASEAYYHFLHTPLALTLGAFTASTSIHHFINDGLMVIFFYYVGLEIKREIVFGELSQMKQASLPIVAAVGGMIVPALIYVSFNSAPPYEVGWGIPMATDIAFAVGVYSLFGKRFLSSLKLFLLTFAIIDDIGAVLVIALFYTKTLSPLYLLVASSLLLIIFLLMRANVRNIAIQILFAILVWACFLKSGVHATIAGVVLAFLTPSKLNPSKRHFLVETGSDKVESPLSYWMHHLHPWVSFLILPLFAFANAGITFKEGESLPVLFSHPITLGVGIGLLVGKPLGITLFSFATKKLGLAELPRGAGWLHMLGVGFLGGIGFTMSLFVGGLAFERGHLEDFSKLGIFSASVLATIFGLGLLLLAHKREKTKQHD, encoded by the coding sequence ATGAAACGGTTTTTTAAAGCCTTTTCCACTGCTCCCCGAGCTTTTTTTGTCCATGAAGCTGCTGGTGGTGTTTTCCTCTTATTCAGTGCAGTTGTGGCTTTGCTGATAGCAAACTCTTCAGCGTCCGAGGCTTACTACCACTTTTTACACACGCCGCTCGCTTTAACTTTGGGAGCATTTACGGCTTCAACTAGCATTCATCACTTTATCAACGATGGCCTCATGGTCATTTTTTTCTATTATGTGGGCTTAGAGATTAAGCGCGAAATTGTATTTGGTGAGCTTTCTCAAATGAAGCAAGCTTCTCTTCCCATTGTGGCTGCTGTGGGAGGAATGATTGTTCCCGCCTTGATTTACGTGAGTTTTAATTCAGCACCTCCTTATGAAGTGGGTTGGGGAATTCCCATGGCAACTGATATTGCGTTTGCCGTTGGAGTATACTCTCTTTTTGGAAAACGTTTTTTATCTTCTTTGAAACTTTTCCTCCTTACTTTTGCGATTATCGACGATATTGGTGCGGTGTTGGTTATTGCCCTCTTCTACACCAAAACCTTGTCACCTCTCTATTTGCTGGTTGCATCAAGTTTGCTTCTCATCATTTTTTTGTTGATGAGAGCCAATGTTCGTAACATTGCTATTCAAATTCTTTTTGCCATTTTGGTTTGGGCCTGTTTTCTCAAATCTGGAGTGCATGCAACCATTGCTGGAGTTGTTTTGGCATTTTTAACGCCGTCAAAACTCAATCCAAGCAAGCGCCATTTTTTGGTTGAAACAGGAAGTGACAAAGTGGAATCGCCTCTGAGTTACTGGATGCATCATCTTCATCCGTGGGTCAGTTTTCTCATTCTTCCTCTTTTTGCTTTTGCAAATGCTGGCATTACCTTTAAAGAAGGCGAAAGCTTGCCGGTACTTTTTTCTCATCCTATTACACTTGGAGTTGGCATTGGCTTGTTGGTAGGAAAGCCTCTGGGAATCACCCTCTTTTCTTTTGCCACCAAAAAACTTGGGCTTGCCGAACTTCCCCGCGGTGCAGGTTGGTTGCATATGCTGGGGGTTGGTTTTCTTGGCGGGATTGGATTTACCATGTCCTTGTTTGTAGGAGGTTTGGCATTTGAACGAGGACATCTTGAAGATTTTTCAAAACTTGGTATTTTCAGCGCTTCTGTTTTAGCCACTATTTTTGGCTTGGGATTATTGCTGCTGGCTCATAAAAGAGAAAAGACAAAACAACATGATTAA
- the crcB gene encoding fluoride efflux transporter CrcB, with product MFAISLGGALGAVSRHYLVLAMHHLFSSLSFPVGTLSVNVLGCFILGLAIIFFQHQTQDTFLLRSFFVIGMLGSFTTFSAFSYETFLLLKEGAHFKALWNVVSQVSISLVAIFLGMCLMEKIL from the coding sequence ATTTTTGCCATCTCTTTAGGCGGGGCGCTTGGTGCAGTGTCGAGACACTATCTGGTTTTGGCGATGCACCATTTGTTTAGTTCTCTTTCTTTTCCCGTTGGAACATTGTCGGTAAATGTTTTGGGATGTTTTATTTTAGGACTTGCGATTATTTTTTTTCAGCATCAAACACAGGATACTTTTTTGCTTCGAAGTTTTTTTGTGATTGGAATGTTGGGAAGTTTTACTACTTTTTCAGCCTTTAGTTATGAAACCTTTTTGTTGTTGAAAGAAGGTGCTCACTTCAAAGCCTTATGGAACGTGGTTTCCCAGGTTTCCATTTCTTTGGTGGCGATTTTTTTAGGCATGTGTTTAATGGAAAAAATTCTGTAG
- a CDS encoding thiol-disulfide oxidoreductase yields MESKALLLFDGSCSFCTRFAWFCAKRDKKNMFRFASLKSKEAKATLKAFRVVPTPKLDTAMLIQDGKCYFRSAAVLRTLKELSFPWNMFSVFLIFPRIMRDPAYMLFAHFRHKLFSCQKTCPLPPSEIRKKFYLEEEQTLEEKCGHQI; encoded by the coding sequence ATGGCTCATGCTCGTTTTGTACACGATTTGCATGGTTTTGCGCTAAACGTGATAAAAAAAACATGTTTCGCTTTGCAAGTTTAAAAAGCAAAGAAGCAAAGGCCACATTGAAAGCTTTTCGCGTTGTTCCAACACCAAAACTTGATACCGCAATGTTGATCCAAGATGGAAAATGCTATTTTCGCTCTGCTGCTGTGTTGCGCACACTGAAAGAACTTAGCTTTCCGTGGAATATGTTTTCTGTTTTTTTAATTTTTCCTCGTATTATGCGCGACCCCGCTTACATGCTTTTTGCTCATTTTCGTCACAAGCTTTTCAGCTGTCAAAAAACGTGTCCCCTTCCTCCAAGTGAAATACGAAAAAAATTTTACTTAGAAGAAGAACAAACTCTTGAAGAAAAATGTGGTCATCAGATTTAA
- a CDS encoding DoxX family protein has product MGMGSDCKVTKCYCKLMCWLGCLKHPFLLFIRIVWGWSFFQAGMGKFGNIEQVTGFFTNLGLPFPQAQVYLVASVEAVGGICLLLGLASRLVSIPLAITMLVALCAAHGTDVPSLLAGVGPFAKALAEQGPFAYLYTVLVVLFFGAGAFSLDALICKMKCRDKSSCCNEKPAKTESSSCCSH; this is encoded by the coding sequence ATGGGAATGGGAAGCGATTGTAAGGTCACAAAATGTTACTGTAAGTTGATGTGTTGGCTAGGGTGCTTGAAGCATCCTTTTTTGTTGTTCATCCGCATCGTTTGGGGATGGAGTTTTTTCCAAGCTGGCATGGGAAAATTTGGAAACATTGAACAAGTAACCGGTTTTTTTACAAACCTTGGGCTGCCTTTTCCACAAGCTCAAGTGTACCTTGTTGCAAGTGTTGAAGCTGTTGGTGGCATTTGCTTGCTTTTGGGTTTGGCCTCACGCCTTGTGTCCATCCCACTTGCCATCACAATGCTGGTAGCGCTTTGCGCCGCTCATGGCACAGACGTGCCAAGCCTTTTGGCTGGCGTGGGCCCATTTGCAAAGGCGCTTGCTGAGCAAGGTCCTTTTGCCTACTTATACACAGTCCTTGTTGTCTTGTTCTTCGGCGCAGGTGCGTTCTCATTAGATGCATTAATCTGCAAAATGAAGTGCCGCGATAAATCAAGCTGCTGTAACGAAAAACCCGCAAAAACCGAAAGCTCTAGCTGCTGCAGTCACTAA